One genomic segment of Lampris incognitus isolate fLamInc1 chromosome 2, fLamInc1.hap2, whole genome shotgun sequence includes these proteins:
- the LOC130131898 gene encoding neurexophilin-4, producing MRPGRSYETKVQGLDKQVDFSDLSPVGSVMKTLPYGMARGAVGNAPSGVVKPPYQTRIFSTSIDQTPMKSKLPTYSFFNPYDWARNQSLLLDQTGYRSKRKPSLKTALKTKKIFGWGDFYFNVKTMKFSLLVTGKIVDHINGTFTVYFRHNSSSLGNVSVSIVPPTKVVEFEVLQQQLQSHTHPEVQIQQTQQSTTDPKEVKTFNCRVEYEITNRSKKPKPCLYDPSQTCFTEHTQSHAAWLCAKPFKVICIFISFFSIDYKLVQKVCPDYNFQNDHPYFG from the coding sequence GTCCAAGGGTTGGATAAGCAGGTGGACTTCTCAGATCTGAGCCCGGTTGGGTCAGTGATGAAGACTCTCCCATACGGCATGGCTAGAGGTGCAGTCGGTAATGCACCCAGTGGTGTGGTCAAGCCTCCGTACCAAACCAGGATCTTCTCCACCTCCATTGATCAGACGCCCATGAAGTCCAAGCTGCCCACATACAGTTTCTTCAACCCATATGACTGGGCCCGCAACCAGTCCCTGCTTCTGGACCAGACAGGCTACCGCTCCAAGCGCAAGCCCTCGCTAAAGACAGCCCTGAAGACCAAGAAGATCTTTGGTTGGGGAGATTTCTACTTCAATGTGAAGACCATGAAGTTCAGTCTGCTGGTGACAGGGAAGATTGTGGACCACATCAACGGGACGTTCACTGTGTACTTCCGGCACAACTCCTCCAGCTTGGGGAATGTGTCTGTCAGCATCGTACCACCAACCAAGGTGGTGGAGTTCGAGGTCCTCCAGCAGCAGCTACAGTCTCACACCCACCCGGAAGTCCAGATCCAACAGACCCAGCAGTCCACCACGGACCCCAAAGAGGTAAAGACCTTCAACTGCCGGGTGGAGTACGAGATAACCAACAGGTCAAAGAAGCCCAAGCCCTGCCTGTACGATCCGTCGCAGACCTGCTTTACAGAGCACACCCAGTCCCATGCCGCCTGGCTCTGTGCTAAACCTTTCAAGGTTATCTGcatcttcatttctttctttAGTATTGATTACAAGTTGGTTCAGAAAGTGTGTCCAGACTACAACTTCCAAAATGACCACCCATACTTTGGATAA